The following coding sequences are from one Mesotoga infera window:
- a CDS encoding DUF503 domain-containing protein: MHVGYMTYLLRLYGIGSLKEKRAVIRPLISDLRKNFNASVVETGKHDSKQEAELTVSIVTNERGELDSLLQSVWQRIIWNGIEIIGENGEIW, from the coding sequence ATGCACGTAGGTTACATGACATATCTGTTACGACTATACGGGATCGGTTCTCTGAAGGAGAAGCGCGCGGTTATTAGACCTCTAATCAGTGATCTCAGAAAGAACTTCAACGCTTCCGTCGTCGAAACTGGGAAACATGATTCGAAGCAAGAGGCGGAATTAACGGTAAGTATTGTCACAAACGAGAGAGGTGAACTGGATTCACTCCTTCAGTCGGTTTGGCAACGCATTATATGGAATGGCATCGAGATTATCGGTGAGAATGGAGAGATCTGGTGA
- a CDS encoding elongation factor G, producing MDKIPIDAKRDITLIGHHGSGKTQIVDAMLFNAKLIDRIGILATDSEEVEKEKKASFSMGVTSLPHNDSRIYVIDTPGMSDFYAETANGIFASENIVAVINSTAGLEIQTERFGTIAKELGKGIIAFFNMMDKERSGYEETLTDIADTFERTPVLVQLPIGKEDGFRGLVDLLKMRAFVVEDGGTCREEDIPADLQSSAAEARTKMIEDIVQNDEELMMKYLEGEELSTEELLSAFRKAYLANEVIPVLLGSAAKNIGIQQLLEFVIEVGRKPSETSVKPARLLSGERIEVKPDEEEPLVAYIFKSVVDPFVGKLTFMKILSGTLKQGDSFVVVDQDSSEKVGHVMLPEGTKEIEVDEATVGDIVKLSKLKKSAAGNTVAHKDRQLTLELPLMPEPMISKSIQPKSKGDIDKISGGLARLAESDPTFKWENDPETNETVISGLGSVHLEIMIERLKKLFSVDVEVGKPKIAYRETVRKVVEAEYKHKKQTGGHGQYGHVQIKIEPNERGGGFEFIDKIVGGVVPKNYIPAVEKGVVEAMKKGVLASYPVVDAKVTLFYGSYHDVDSSDMSFQIAARQAFKNGMGEASPVILEPLMDVDVFVPEEATGDIMGEITSRRGRPMGMEPQGKGTSKVVAQVPLAEMLDFANKLSSITSGRGYFTMRFNGYQETPPDVQQKIILERQRELEEQQK from the coding sequence TAGGCATCCTGGCAACTGATTCTGAAGAAGTCGAAAAGGAGAAGAAAGCAAGTTTCTCTATGGGAGTCACAAGTTTACCCCATAACGACAGCAGAATCTATGTTATCGATACCCCCGGCATGTCGGACTTCTATGCAGAGACTGCAAACGGTATCTTTGCGTCAGAGAATATTGTGGCGGTCATAAACTCAACAGCCGGGCTAGAGATACAGACAGAAAGGTTCGGGACAATCGCAAAGGAGCTTGGAAAAGGAATAATTGCCTTCTTCAACATGATGGACAAGGAAAGATCCGGCTATGAAGAGACCCTTACAGACATTGCAGACACTTTTGAAAGAACGCCAGTTCTCGTTCAGCTACCGATAGGAAAGGAAGACGGCTTTAGAGGTCTAGTAGATCTTTTGAAGATGAGGGCATTTGTTGTTGAAGACGGAGGAACATGCAGAGAAGAAGATATCCCCGCAGATCTGCAATCTTCTGCCGCAGAGGCAAGAACGAAAATGATTGAGGATATCGTCCAGAACGACGAAGAACTGATGATGAAGTATCTGGAGGGAGAAGAACTCTCAACTGAAGAACTGCTTTCAGCCTTTAGAAAGGCCTACCTGGCGAATGAAGTAATACCGGTCCTACTAGGTTCGGCCGCAAAGAACATCGGAATTCAGCAGCTCCTGGAGTTCGTGATTGAAGTAGGCAGAAAACCTTCTGAGACTTCGGTGAAACCAGCTAGACTCCTGTCTGGCGAGAGAATTGAAGTGAAGCCTGACGAAGAGGAACCTCTTGTGGCCTACATCTTCAAGTCTGTCGTTGATCCATTCGTTGGGAAGCTAACTTTTATGAAGATACTCTCCGGTACTCTGAAGCAAGGGGACTCCTTTGTTGTTGTCGATCAGGATTCCTCTGAGAAGGTTGGCCACGTGATGTTACCAGAGGGTACAAAGGAAATTGAGGTAGATGAAGCAACAGTTGGAGACATTGTCAAGCTTAGCAAACTTAAGAAAAGCGCAGCAGGAAACACTGTGGCTCACAAGGATAGACAGTTGACACTTGAGCTTCCTTTGATGCCTGAACCGATGATTTCAAAGTCGATTCAGCCGAAATCGAAGGGAGACATAGATAAGATAAGCGGAGGTCTGGCAAGACTGGCTGAATCCGACCCGACTTTTAAGTGGGAAAATGATCCCGAAACCAATGAAACAGTCATCAGCGGTCTTGGTTCTGTACATCTTGAAATAATGATAGAAAGGCTGAAGAAACTATTCTCTGTTGATGTCGAAGTTGGAAAACCAAAGATTGCATACAGAGAGACTGTCAGAAAAGTTGTAGAAGCTGAGTATAAGCACAAAAAACAGACCGGGGGACATGGTCAATATGGACACGTTCAGATAAAGATTGAGCCGAATGAGCGTGGCGGTGGTTTTGAGTTCATAGATAAAATCGTTGGTGGAGTCGTTCCAAAGAACTACATACCAGCTGTCGAGAAGGGTGTAGTTGAGGCTATGAAGAAGGGCGTGCTGGCTTCTTATCCAGTAGTCGATGCGAAAGTTACGCTTTTCTACGGTTCTTACCACGATGTAGACTCTTCGGATATGTCTTTCCAGATAGCTGCCAGGCAGGCCTTCAAGAATGGTATGGGAGAAGCCAGTCCGGTAATTCTTGAACCTTTGATGGATGTCGATGTCTTCGTTCCCGAAGAAGCGACGGGCGATATAATGGGTGAGATAACTTCTAGAAGAGGCAGACCAATGGGTATGGAACCTCAAGGGAAGGGTACTTCGAAAGTCGTTGCTCAGGTCCCGCTTGCAGAGATGCTTGATTTTGCGAACAAATTAAGCTCAATAACCAGCGGGAGAGGTTACTTCACCATGAGATTCAATGGTTATCAGGAAACGCCGCCCGATGTCCAGCAGAAAATCATTCTGGAGAGACAAAGAGAGCTCGAAGAACAGCAGAAGTAA
- a CDS encoding HD domain-containing protein, with the protein MNIEYDTLIEVVRERARRMCSEERLKHVLGVERLARKLSRIYGVDSSKAGLVAVSHDIFRDYDEDELIRLSIFFGIETTEIERIAPVLLHGKIAASYLREEHGVEEDVFQALYWHVSGIPGMTLLGKILMVSDVGEEGRSFPEALQIRKAAELDLEKSFADVIRLKIAWAIKTGSLLLPETVWTWNEILGGANHVSN; encoded by the coding sequence TTGAATATAGAATACGATACGCTAATTGAAGTTGTCAGAGAAAGAGCAAGAAGAATGTGTTCCGAAGAGAGACTGAAACATGTTTTAGGAGTAGAAAGACTCGCAAGGAAGCTGAGCAGAATTTACGGTGTTGACTCTTCAAAGGCTGGTTTAGTTGCTGTTTCACACGATATCTTTCGAGATTATGATGAAGACGAGCTTATACGCTTGTCGATCTTCTTCGGAATAGAGACCACGGAGATCGAGAGAATTGCTCCTGTTCTTCTTCATGGTAAAATTGCAGCCTCCTATCTGAGGGAAGAACACGGTGTGGAAGAAGATGTTTTTCAGGCTTTGTACTGGCATGTAAGCGGAATCCCGGGTATGACTCTTCTTGGAAAAATACTCATGGTTTCGGATGTAGGCGAGGAAGGTAGATCCTTTCCAGAAGCCCTTCAGATTCGGAAAGCGGCTGAGCTTGATCTAGAAAAATCGTTTGCTGACGTGATAAGATTGAAGATAGCATGGGCCATTAAAACGGGCAGTCTATTGCTTCCCGAGACTGTATGGACGTGGAATGAAATCCTTGGAGGTGCCAATCATGTCTCTAATTAA